The Nitrospira tepida genome includes a window with the following:
- a CDS encoding D-alanine--D-alanine ligase, whose amino-acid sequence MPLTTARVGVLMGGRSAERDVSLRTGQAVHQALARRGYDSVAIDVGPNIARDLHELKVGLAFIALHGPGGEDGTMQGLLETLGIPYTGSGVRASAVAMHKVLTKVVLVSQGIPVPPGGVIVKGKAKGKRPPLPRGLKWPVVVKPATQGSTIGVSIVRKPAAWMDALELAHRYDDEAVVEAFIPGHEITVGVLRSGSTLQALPAVEIAAPEGFYDFSAKYQKGQTRYLCPAPLSGKVARLLRDLAVRSYEVIGCEGAARVDFRVTPKGKPSVLEVNTVPGMTETSLLPMAAAQAGIDYDRLTERILESALARIKRA is encoded by the coding sequence ATGCCGTTGACCACCGCGCGAGTCGGCGTGCTCATGGGCGGCCGGTCCGCCGAGCGGGACGTGTCCCTGCGCACCGGGCAGGCCGTACACCAGGCGCTGGCCCGCCGCGGCTACGATTCGGTCGCCATCGACGTCGGTCCGAACATCGCGCGGGATTTGCACGAGTTGAAGGTGGGGCTGGCCTTCATCGCCCTCCATGGACCTGGCGGCGAAGACGGCACCATGCAGGGGCTGCTCGAAACCTTGGGCATCCCCTACACGGGCTCCGGGGTGCGCGCGAGCGCGGTGGCCATGCACAAGGTATTGACGAAGGTCGTATTGGTTTCCCAGGGAATTCCTGTTCCGCCGGGAGGGGTAATCGTCAAAGGCAAAGCCAAGGGGAAACGGCCTCCGCTGCCGCGCGGGTTGAAATGGCCCGTGGTCGTGAAGCCGGCTACTCAGGGGTCCACGATCGGGGTCAGCATCGTCCGCAAGCCGGCCGCATGGATGGACGCGTTGGAACTGGCCCATCGCTACGACGACGAGGCGGTGGTCGAAGCCTTCATCCCCGGCCATGAGATCACGGTCGGAGTGCTTCGATCGGGCTCGACCCTCCAAGCCTTGCCAGCCGTGGAGATCGCCGCGCCGGAGGGGTTCTATGATTTTTCAGCCAAGTACCAAAAGGGGCAGACCCGATATCTCTGCCCGGCGCCACTTTCAGGAAAGGTCGCGCGCCTGCTGCGCGATCTGGCCGTTCGATCCTACGAGGTGATCGGCTGCGAAGGGGCCGCGCGCGTGGACTTCCGCGTCACTCCCAAGGGAAAACCCTCTGTCCTGGAGGTCAACACGGTCCCGGGGATGACCGAGACGAGCCTGTTGCCGATGGCGGCGGCGCAGGCGGGGATCGACTACGACCGGTTGACGGAACGGATTCTGGAGTCGGCGCTCGCGCGCATCAAGCGGGCGTGA
- a CDS encoding cell division protein FtsQ/DivIB: MFGRRKQKRPAGPRENLKRGLRGQEGRLRAGTRSLVRFVVGTAKLAAVLGVLVLAGWGGSLLWHNAGPWMAELFRVREVTVVGLQQVTRAEVLTRLRLDKQAVLYDIDPDKLVERLRTHPWIKDAELTRLPFHQLQVTIMERRPAAVVQRSDINVLVDEEGQILKWLGRVDEPSLPLCVGVEPRHLAQGASRERRTIKAAVTLAGILAETTSERIVIDATNPANLVATVKETRLSFGHSGFQEKWGLYARLRPNLATEHRLVGDPSPIDVDLRFAGRVIVRERG, translated from the coding sequence GTGTTTGGAAGGCGCAAACAGAAACGACCGGCGGGCCCGCGGGAAAACCTGAAGCGGGGCTTGCGCGGTCAGGAGGGCCGGCTGAGGGCGGGAACCCGTTCGCTGGTCCGGTTCGTCGTTGGCACGGCGAAGTTGGCGGCGGTGCTCGGGGTTCTTGTGCTGGCCGGCTGGGGCGGGTCGCTCCTGTGGCACAATGCCGGCCCCTGGATGGCCGAGCTGTTCCGTGTGCGGGAGGTCACGGTTGTCGGTCTTCAACAGGTCACGCGCGCCGAAGTCCTGACGAGACTCCGGCTCGACAAACAGGCGGTTCTCTATGACATCGATCCGGACAAACTCGTCGAACGGCTGCGCACGCATCCGTGGATCAAGGATGCGGAACTGACCAGGCTGCCCTTTCATCAGTTGCAGGTGACGATCATGGAACGCCGGCCGGCCGCCGTCGTGCAACGATCCGACATCAACGTGTTGGTGGATGAAGAGGGACAGATCCTCAAATGGTTGGGCCGTGTCGATGAACCTTCGCTGCCGCTCTGCGTCGGGGTCGAGCCGAGGCATCTTGCGCAGGGGGCGAGCCGCGAGCGCCGGACGATCAAGGCGGCGGTGACGCTGGCCGGGATTCTCGCCGAGACCACAAGCGAGCGGATCGTCATCGATGCGACGAATCCGGCGAATCTGGTTGCGACGGTGAAGGAGACGCGCCTGTCGTTCGGCCATTCAGGTTTCCAAGAAAAATGGGGTCTCTACGCTCGGCTCAGGCCGAACCTGGCAACCGAACATCGCCTTGTGGGCGATCCGTCGCCGATCGATGTGGATCTCCGGTTCGCCGGGCGCGTGATCGTGCGAGAAAGGGGGTAA
- the ftsA gene encoding cell division protein FtsA codes for MPKREQILVGLDIGTTKICAIVAEITETGALNIIGVGSSPSRGLRKGVVVNIESTVESIKKAVDDAELMAGVEIHSVYTGIAGGHIAGENCKGVVVLKKQEVTREDVQRAVDSARTMAVIPQERRVLHVLPREFMVDDQDGIRDPVGLLGTRLEVNVHIITGAVTSAQNLIKGVNRAGLDVVDIVLQPLASSEAVLSPEEKELGVAMVDFGGGTTDLAIFLDGSVRHTAVLPLGGQNLTKDLAIGLLTSQSEAEKIKLQYGIARADLLQGHQMVEVPSVGERPARMFTRRDIADILEPRVEEMFELVRREIARAGYEGMLGAGVVLTGGTSLLEGMLDAAEKLLNLPARRGVPGGVGGLRDIVSNPIYSTGVGLLLHARQHAEAQELAGIGSGGPIKGALSRLVGKLTDIFLT; via the coding sequence GTGCCCAAACGAGAACAAATCCTAGTGGGGCTTGATATCGGCACCACCAAGATCTGCGCGATTGTGGCGGAGATTACGGAAACCGGCGCGCTGAACATCATCGGGGTGGGATCGAGCCCATCGCGCGGCCTCCGCAAAGGGGTGGTGGTCAATATCGAGAGCACGGTGGAATCGATCAAGAAGGCCGTGGACGACGCGGAGCTGATGGCGGGGGTCGAGATCCATTCGGTCTATACCGGCATCGCGGGCGGCCATATCGCCGGCGAAAACTGTAAGGGCGTGGTCGTGCTGAAGAAGCAGGAAGTGACAAGGGAGGACGTGCAGCGGGCGGTGGACAGCGCCAGGACCATGGCGGTGATCCCCCAAGAGCGGCGCGTGCTCCATGTCCTGCCGCGTGAATTCATGGTGGACGATCAGGACGGCATCCGCGATCCGGTCGGACTGTTGGGGACCAGGCTGGAAGTCAACGTGCACATCATCACGGGCGCCGTCACGTCCGCCCAGAACCTCATCAAGGGAGTCAACCGAGCCGGTCTCGATGTCGTGGACATCGTGCTTCAGCCCTTGGCCTCCAGCGAAGCGGTGTTGAGTCCCGAGGAAAAGGAACTGGGCGTGGCCATGGTGGACTTCGGCGGCGGGACGACCGATCTGGCCATCTTCCTGGACGGGAGCGTCCGCCATACGGCGGTGCTGCCGCTCGGCGGCCAGAATCTCACCAAGGATCTGGCGATCGGCCTGCTGACCTCGCAGAGCGAAGCGGAAAAGATCAAGCTCCAATACGGCATCGCCAGGGCGGATCTGCTCCAGGGACACCAGATGGTCGAGGTGCCGTCGGTCGGCGAGCGCCCGGCGCGCATGTTCACGCGGCGCGACATCGCCGACATCCTGGAGCCTCGGGTCGAGGAGATGTTCGAACTGGTCCGGCGCGAAATCGCGCGCGCGGGCTATGAAGGCATGTTGGGCGCCGGCGTCGTGTTGACCGGCGGGACGTCCCTGCTGGAGGGCATGCTGGACGCGGCGGAAAAATTGCTCAACCTGCCGGCCCGGCGGGGGGTACCGGGCGGCGTGGGGGGACTCAGGGACATCGTCAGCAATCCAATCTATTCGACCGGGGTGGGACTGTTGCTGCATGCCCGCCAGCATGCGGAGGCGCAGGAACTCGCCGGGATCGGTAGCGGAGGGCCGATCAAGGGGGCGCTCAGCAGATTAGTGGGGAAGCTGACCGACATCTTCTTAACGTAG
- the ftsZ gene encoding cell division protein FtsZ — protein MFSFQEDLLSPVHIKVFGVGGAGCNAVNTMIHSGLSRVEFIAANTDVQALERSQAAFKIQLGPERTRGLGAGARPEIGKDAALESKDQIREAMQGADMVFVTAGMGGGTGTGAAPIVASVARELGILTVGVVTKPFQFEGHRRMSHAEEGLRDLRRHVDTLLIIPNQRLLAIVDKATPLLDAFKVADDVLRQAIQGIADVITTTGHVNVDFADVRTVMAHTGRAVMGMGRARGANRAVEAAHKAINSPLLEDGTVEGARGVLLNITGGADLSLHEVDEAASIIKEAADAEANIIVGQVINQEMGDELVVTVIATGFEHGEDGAKNPVAADRAARPARAGQQILAAVSAGVSEKPARDLDRPAFLRKLSEQRDLKERVGLLPDDEWDVPTFLRKQAD, from the coding sequence ATGTTTTCATTTCAAGAAGATCTTCTGTCCCCGGTCCACATCAAGGTCTTCGGCGTCGGCGGAGCCGGCTGCAATGCGGTCAACACGATGATCCACTCAGGCTTGAGCCGGGTGGAGTTCATCGCCGCCAACACGGACGTGCAGGCGCTGGAACGGTCGCAGGCGGCCTTCAAGATCCAGTTGGGGCCGGAGCGGACGCGCGGGCTGGGCGCCGGCGCGAGACCGGAAATCGGCAAGGACGCGGCATTGGAAAGCAAGGACCAGATCCGCGAAGCCATGCAGGGCGCGGACATGGTCTTCGTCACGGCCGGCATGGGCGGCGGCACCGGCACCGGGGCGGCTCCCATCGTGGCGAGCGTCGCCCGCGAGCTGGGCATCCTGACCGTGGGCGTCGTCACGAAACCGTTCCAGTTCGAAGGGCATCGGCGGATGAGCCATGCGGAGGAAGGGCTGCGGGACCTGCGCCGCCACGTGGATACGCTGCTGATCATTCCGAATCAGCGGCTGCTGGCCATCGTGGACAAGGCGACGCCGCTCTTGGACGCCTTCAAGGTGGCGGACGACGTGCTGCGGCAGGCCATCCAAGGCATCGCCGACGTGATCACGACCACCGGCCATGTCAACGTGGACTTTGCCGACGTGCGAACCGTCATGGCCCATACAGGCCGGGCGGTGATGGGGATGGGACGGGCGCGCGGAGCTAATCGTGCGGTGGAAGCGGCCCATAAGGCGATCAACAGCCCGCTGCTCGAAGACGGGACGGTGGAGGGAGCCAGGGGCGTGCTGCTGAATATCACCGGCGGCGCCGATCTCTCTCTGCACGAGGTGGACGAAGCCGCCTCGATCATCAAGGAGGCCGCCGACGCGGAAGCCAACATTATCGTCGGTCAGGTCATCAACCAGGAGATGGGAGATGAGCTGGTGGTGACGGTGATCGCGACGGGCTTCGAGCATGGGGAGGACGGAGCCAAGAATCCGGTTGCGGCCGATCGGGCGGCGCGTCCCGCCCGGGCGGGACAGCAGATCCTGGCAGCGGTCTCCGCCGGCGTCAGTGAGAAGCCGGCCCGGGATCTGGATCGCCCGGCCTTCCTCCGGAAGCTGAGCGAGCAGCGGGATCTTAAAGAGCGAGTCGGGTTGCTGCCGGATGACGAGTGGGATGTGCCGACGTTCCTGCGGAAGCAGGCCGATTAG
- the pgeF gene encoding peptidoglycan editing factor PgeF translates to MNRTSIITLSSFASNGDGLHHFFGTRHAAQLPPGEHGNRDVERTGQYLAQEAQSRPDGVVADLAGECRFVAARQVHGTDVLVVGELVPSRELLEQGWDALITDEPGLCLTIKTADCVPVLLFDPVRRVIAAIHAGWRGTLAQIVPKTIGAMREQYGSRVDVIRVAIGPSAASCCYEVDEPVLSRLREVFPAWSLVLREVGDNRAKLDLRQVIRRQAEGAGVRVESISAADHCTICEPDLFYSYRREGSVRGTMISGIALTAR, encoded by the coding sequence GTGAACCGCACGTCGATCATTACCCTGTCCTCCTTCGCCTCGAACGGGGACGGCCTGCATCATTTCTTCGGCACGCGCCATGCCGCGCAGCTTCCTCCGGGAGAGCACGGCAATCGTGATGTGGAGCGCACGGGCCAGTATTTGGCGCAGGAGGCTCAATCGAGGCCGGACGGTGTTGTGGCCGATCTCGCCGGCGAGTGCCGGTTCGTGGCCGCCAGGCAGGTTCACGGGACGGATGTGCTGGTGGTCGGAGAACTGGTTCCGAGCCGCGAGCTGCTGGAGCAGGGGTGGGATGCCCTGATCACCGACGAACCGGGGCTCTGTCTCACGATCAAGACGGCCGATTGTGTACCGGTGCTGCTGTTCGACCCGGTCCGGCGCGTCATCGCCGCCATCCATGCAGGCTGGCGCGGAACCCTCGCGCAGATTGTTCCCAAGACGATCGGCGCCATGCGCGAGCAGTACGGAAGCCGAGTTGACGTTATAAGGGTAGCGATCGGACCGTCCGCCGCCTCCTGCTGCTACGAAGTCGATGAGCCGGTCTTGAGCCGGCTTCGCGAGGTTTTTCCCGCTTGGTCCTTGGTCCTGCGCGAGGTCGGCGACAACCGAGCCAAACTCGATTTGCGGCAGGTGATCCGGCGCCAGGCCGAAGGGGCCGGCGTGCGGGTGGAATCGATTTCCGCCGCAGACCACTGCACGATCTGCGAGCCGGACCTCTTCTATTCGTATCGACGGGAAGGGAGCGTCCGGGGTACGATGATCAGCGGAATCGCCCTCACAGCACGGTAA
- a CDS encoding YggS family pyridoxal phosphate-dependent enzyme, with the protein MVTAESGSGARSIADNLHQIRRTMEAAALRVGRAPATIRLLGATKSVDIARIRTAIQAGLALCGENRLQEALPKIESLKGLPVEWHFIGRLQRRKVKAVVGRFRMIQSVEDLELAEEIQRRSEEAGIDQPVLLEVNIGSEASKGGFEPHALERAMPELLAMRRLRIQGLMTIPPPEDDPERARPHFRRLRELAQSLARRDLPGLSMAELSMGMSHDYAVAIEEGATIVRIGTALFGTRSEHP; encoded by the coding sequence GTGGTCACCGCTGAGTCCGGATCTGGTGCTCGATCCATCGCCGACAATCTCCATCAGATCAGACGGACGATGGAAGCCGCGGCGTTGCGGGTCGGACGAGCCCCTGCGACGATCCGCCTGCTCGGCGCCACGAAATCGGTGGACATAGCCAGAATCCGGACGGCGATCCAGGCTGGCTTGGCCCTCTGCGGCGAAAATCGGCTCCAGGAGGCCCTGCCGAAAATCGAATCGCTCAAGGGCCTGCCTGTTGAATGGCATTTCATCGGGCGGCTCCAAAGGCGAAAGGTCAAGGCCGTCGTCGGTCGCTTCAGGATGATCCAGTCGGTTGAAGACTTGGAGCTGGCCGAAGAAATCCAGCGGCGGAGCGAGGAGGCCGGGATCGATCAGCCGGTGTTGCTCGAAGTCAATATCGGGAGCGAAGCCAGCAAGGGAGGTTTTGAGCCCCATGCGCTTGAGCGGGCCATGCCGGAGCTGCTGGCGATGCGGCGGCTGCGTATTCAAGGACTCATGACGATTCCCCCGCCCGAGGATGATCCGGAACGCGCCCGGCCTCATTTTCGACGGTTGCGTGAACTGGCTCAATCGCTGGCTCGTCGTGACTTGCCCGGGCTGAGCATGGCGGAGCTTTCCATGGGCATGTCCCATGACTATGCCGTGGCAATTGAAGAAGGGGCGACGATTGTGCGGATCGGCACGGCCCTGTTCGGGACGAGATCGGAGCACCCATGA
- the proC gene encoding pyrroline-5-carboxylate reductase gives MSNTNRSGRLSVIGGGQMAEALIGGLLAAGRWTPEQITATDLSQGRRDVLHDRFGVGVGADNREAVAGTETVILAVKPQVVADVLEELRSCWNHHLVISIAAGIRLAWLRERVPADVRLIRVMPNAPALVGAGMSVLASHESATVDDERLALGLFESVGRAVVLEEELLDAVTGLSGSGPAYVCVALEALSDGGVKMGLPRASAQRLAAQTAVGAASLLLASGSSPSRWQETVLADCPPAARGIDALLRAQAGSALINAVSAATRRSRELGA, from the coding sequence ATGAGCAACACGAACCGAAGCGGACGCCTGTCGGTGATCGGCGGCGGCCAAATGGCCGAGGCCTTGATCGGTGGGCTGCTGGCGGCCGGGAGGTGGACGCCGGAGCAGATCACGGCGACCGATCTCAGCCAAGGCCGCCGGGATGTGCTCCACGACCGGTTCGGCGTGGGAGTGGGGGCGGACAACCGGGAGGCGGTCGCAGGCACAGAAACGGTGATCCTGGCGGTCAAGCCTCAAGTTGTGGCAGACGTGCTGGAGGAGCTTCGATCTTGTTGGAACCACCACTTGGTGATCTCCATTGCGGCCGGCATCCGGCTCGCATGGCTCAGGGAACGGGTGCCGGCTGATGTTCGGCTCATCCGCGTGATGCCCAATGCGCCGGCCCTGGTCGGAGCCGGCATGTCCGTACTGGCCTCGCACGAGAGCGCCACGGTGGATGACGAACGGCTGGCCCTCGGTTTGTTCGAATCGGTGGGCCGCGCCGTGGTTCTTGAAGAAGAACTCTTGGATGCGGTGACGGGATTGAGCGGCAGCGGGCCTGCCTACGTGTGTGTGGCGCTGGAAGCGCTGTCCGACGGAGGGGTCAAGATGGGGCTGCCGAGAGCGTCGGCGCAGCGGTTGGCCGCACAGACGGCCGTTGGGGCAGCTTCTTTGCTGCTCGCGTCCGGTTCGTCGCCTTCCCGTTGGCAGGAAACCGTCCTCGCCGATTGCCCTCCTGCGGCGCGAGGGATCGATGCGTTGCTCAGGGCGCAGGCCGGATCGGCGTTGATCAATGCGGTCTCGGCGGCGACCCGCCGTTCGCGGGAATTGGGGGCCTGA
- a CDS encoding YggT family protein, which yields MFVLGNVLQGLATILSWVLTMYQWIIIARALISWVNPDPWNPIVQFLERATEPVLAPIRRLLGWRMGIDISPLVAIFVIIFLQYALVATLHDVAVRLR from the coding sequence ATGTTTGTCCTCGGCAACGTCTTGCAGGGGCTCGCGACGATTCTGAGCTGGGTGTTGACGATGTATCAGTGGATCATCATCGCGCGCGCCTTGATCTCATGGGTGAATCCCGATCCCTGGAATCCGATCGTGCAGTTTCTCGAACGGGCCACCGAGCCGGTCCTGGCGCCCATTCGCCGCCTGTTGGGCTGGCGCATGGGGATCGATATTTCTCCGCTGGTTGCGATCTTCGTGATTATCTTCCTACAATACGCACTCGTCGCCACGCTGCATGATGTGGCCGTCCGACTTCGTTGA
- a CDS encoding DivIVA domain-containing protein, whose amino-acid sequence MKLTPLEIQQMVFQVRLRGYDREEVNRFLEEVAQTLESANRENATLRERVSYMEQQLADMKRNEATLSNTLLSAQSLADDVKRAAQRDAELAMKEAELKASELLREARVELAETQRDISELRKQRLLMIERLRATIRTFERMLEIEDEDEDSSEPAAPSNKLTGESPRYHQ is encoded by the coding sequence ATGAAACTGACACCGCTCGAAATTCAGCAGATGGTCTTTCAGGTGCGCCTGCGGGGATACGACAGGGAGGAGGTCAACCGCTTCCTGGAGGAGGTGGCGCAAACCCTCGAATCCGCCAATCGCGAAAATGCCACGCTGCGGGAGCGGGTCTCCTATATGGAGCAGCAACTGGCCGATATGAAGCGGAACGAGGCCACCCTGTCCAACACCCTGCTCTCCGCCCAATCGCTGGCGGATGACGTGAAGCGGGCGGCCCAGCGCGACGCCGAACTGGCCATGAAGGAGGCGGAACTGAAAGCCTCCGAGTTGCTGAGGGAAGCGCGGGTCGAGCTCGCCGAAACCCAGCGGGATATCTCGGAACTCCGCAAGCAGCGACTGCTGATGATCGAGCGGTTGCGCGCGACGATCCGCACGTTCGAGCGGATGCTGGAAATCGAAGACGAAGACGAGGATTCTTCCGAACCGGCCGCGCCGAGCAACAAGCTCACCGGCGAGTCCCCCCGGTATCACCAATAA
- a CDS encoding serine hydrolase domain-containing protein: MESLDRVRATLLAAIDVGVFPGAVLHVRRRGQVWREAAVGRTASSVIGKPVTPHTLYDLASLTKPLATTSAILQLVQDKMLQLEDPVARHLPELHGAAIGEARVWHLLTHSSGLPGWRPFYQWLGQGAAALEPVAGDRTKQERVLGFIRSERLECIPGERSLYSDLGFMLLGWIVERLAQQSLAELCRDRLHGPIGAWPLAFVPSGQTVATIFGPESVAAPTEEDPWRGRLLEGEVHDENAAALGGVAGHAGLFGTAQAVACVAQAWLEAWSGRPSRWSSELVRRFVTRQTVIPSSTWALGWDTPSGCASSAGSHFSKAAFGHLGFTGTSIWVDPVEQLVVVLLSNRVHPTRHNDAIKTFRPKIHDVIWDECVAGW; the protein is encoded by the coding sequence ATGGAATCTCTCGATCGGGTCAGGGCGACCCTGCTAGCCGCGATCGATGTCGGAGTGTTTCCCGGCGCGGTGCTCCATGTGCGGCGCCGGGGGCAGGTCTGGCGCGAAGCGGCGGTCGGGCGCACGGCCTCCTCTGTAATCGGCAAGCCGGTTACTCCTCACACTCTGTATGACCTGGCCTCACTCACCAAACCGCTCGCGACGACCAGCGCGATCCTGCAACTGGTTCAGGACAAAATGCTGCAACTGGAGGATCCGGTCGCGCGGCACCTTCCCGAACTCCACGGTGCGGCGATCGGAGAGGCCAGGGTCTGGCATTTGCTGACGCACAGTTCCGGCCTGCCGGGCTGGCGGCCGTTTTATCAATGGTTGGGTCAAGGCGCGGCGGCATTGGAACCCGTGGCCGGGGATCGCACGAAGCAGGAACGCGTCTTGGGTTTCATCCGATCCGAACGGTTGGAATGTATTCCCGGTGAGCGGAGCCTCTACAGCGACCTGGGGTTCATGCTGTTGGGCTGGATCGTCGAACGGCTCGCTCAACAATCGCTGGCGGAATTGTGTCGAGACCGGTTGCATGGTCCGATCGGAGCCTGGCCCCTCGCATTTGTGCCAAGCGGGCAGACCGTCGCGACGATCTTCGGACCGGAGTCCGTGGCGGCGCCGACCGAAGAAGACCCCTGGCGAGGACGGCTGCTCGAAGGTGAGGTGCACGATGAGAACGCGGCGGCGCTGGGCGGAGTGGCAGGGCACGCCGGGCTGTTCGGCACCGCCCAGGCTGTGGCCTGCGTGGCCCAGGCCTGGTTGGAGGCCTGGAGCGGGCGGCCGAGCCGATGGTCGTCTGAGCTTGTGCGTCGTTTCGTCACGCGGCAGACGGTGATCCCGTCCTCAACCTGGGCGCTGGGGTGGGATACGCCATCGGGCTGCGCGTCGTCCGCCGGCAGTCATTTCTCGAAGGCGGCGTTCGGTCATTTGGGCTTCACGGGAACGTCGATCTGGGTCGATCCGGTGGAGCAGTTGGTTGTCGTGCTGTTGTCGAATCGCGTGCATCCGACCAGACACAACGACGCCATCAAGACCTTCCGGCCGAAGATTCACGATGTGATCTGGGACGAGTGCGTCGCGGGTTGGTGA